The proteins below are encoded in one region of Peribacillus muralis:
- the nikA gene encoding nickel ABC transporter substrate-binding protein, which produces MISRKYQSIIILCLSFFVLAACSAQSTGQQHEVKEVNLLFNFATSSLDPNVDTSYVSLRAGITETLVHLNDKDLTIEPWLAKSWSSKDGQLWEFQLRDGVTFQNGEAMDGQAVKASLERAMKDSLAIKNALRIESITAKGNALTIKTEVPFPEFPSELVHPNTSIIDVTEPDFINKPIGTGPFAVSKFIPGTAVELTRYEAYWGGAAKLAKARFSFNEDANARSLALESGDADIVFRPEVESLASLEAIDRVKVESTSTFRVHQMTMNLEKKELQDINVRKAMDALIDRSAIAGTILHGHAEVAKGPFPSTFSFAPSYPEKEKGMEAARRYLEQAGYKEVNDVMQKEGKPLTFTLLTYSSRADLPLIAQVFQSDAGQLGIDVNIKQIEIPEEYMAANRDWDLTTYSNLTAPRGDAGYYLNATYHPKGALNFSGADDDHLTAMIDELNVTVGQEKRSDIAEDIALYVDEQVYNSFILHPNTLVAYDADKVKNWITSRSEYYMLTNELDVK; this is translated from the coding sequence ATGATATCGAGAAAATATCAATCAATCATTATCTTATGTCTATCATTTTTTGTTTTGGCTGCTTGTTCTGCGCAGTCGACTGGCCAGCAACACGAGGTGAAGGAGGTAAACTTGCTGTTTAATTTTGCGACGAGCTCACTCGATCCCAATGTGGATACAAGTTATGTGTCATTGCGTGCTGGCATTACGGAGACATTGGTGCATCTCAATGATAAGGATTTGACTATCGAGCCGTGGCTGGCAAAAAGCTGGAGCAGCAAGGATGGTCAGTTATGGGAGTTCCAGCTGAGGGATGGTGTGACGTTTCAGAATGGAGAGGCGATGGACGGTCAAGCGGTGAAGGCATCGTTGGAGAGGGCGATGAAGGATAGCTTGGCGATCAAGAATGCCTTGCGCATTGAATCGATAACAGCGAAGGGAAATGCGCTGACCATCAAGACGGAGGTTCCCTTTCCGGAGTTTCCATCTGAATTGGTCCATCCCAATACATCGATCATCGATGTAACGGAGCCCGACTTCATTAACAAGCCGATTGGTACAGGACCATTTGCGGTCTCGAAATTCATTCCGGGCACGGCGGTTGAGTTAACACGTTACGAGGCTTACTGGGGCGGGGCTGCAAAGCTTGCAAAAGCAAGGTTTTCCTTTAATGAAGATGCCAATGCCCGATCTCTAGCCCTTGAATCGGGAGACGCCGATATCGTCTTCCGGCCGGAAGTGGAAAGTCTAGCAAGTTTAGAAGCGATCGATCGCGTGAAGGTGGAATCGACCTCTACCTTCCGTGTGCATCAAATGACGATGAATTTGGAAAAGAAAGAGCTGCAGGACATCAACGTCCGAAAGGCAATGGATGCTTTGATCGATCGTTCAGCGATTGCGGGAACGATTTTGCATGGCCATGCGGAGGTGGCTAAAGGGCCATTCCCATCGACCTTCTCGTTTGCTCCGAGCTATCCGGAAAAGGAAAAAGGGATGGAGGCGGCAAGAAGGTATCTTGAGCAAGCCGGTTATAAGGAAGTGAATGACGTGATGCAAAAGGAAGGCAAACCGTTAACGTTTACTCTCCTCACTTACAGTTCACGTGCCGATTTACCGTTGATCGCTCAAGTGTTTCAATCGGATGCCGGCCAGTTAGGAATAGATGTGAACATCAAGCAAATAGAAATCCCGGAAGAGTATATGGCCGCCAACAGGGATTGGGATTTGACGACCTATAGTAATTTGACCGCTCCGCGTGGAGATGCCGGATACTATTTGAATGCAACGTATCATCCAAAAGGAGCCTTGAACTTCAGTGGAGCGGATGATGATCATTTGACGGCGATGATCGATGAGCTGAATGTGACGGTCGGACAAGAAAAGCGCTCGGATATAGCCGAGGATATTGCGTTGTATGTGGATGAGCAGGTTTATAATTCATTCATTTTACATCCGAATACACTAGTTGCCTATGACGCCGATAAAGTGAAAAACTGGATCACTTCAAGAAGCGAATACTACATGCTGACGAATGAACTGGATGTGAAGTGA
- a CDS encoding amino acid ABC transporter ATP-binding protein, with protein MINIRNLSKSFSTLDVLKDIDLQVNSGEVVVILGPSGSGKSTLLRCINGLEELTSGTIEVSNIVVDAKSSHKVRNKQIKKVRLHTGMVFQQFNLYPHKTVLENVMEALLIVKKWSKDDSVRKGETLLKRVGLIDKKDVYPSRLSGGQQQRVAIARALAMEPDILLFDEPTSALDPELVDEVLAVIKELARDGMTMAIVTHEMTFAQEVADRIVFMSDGAIVEESPPEEFFSRPQTDRAKKFLKKM; from the coding sequence ATGATAAACATCCGCAACCTATCGAAGAGTTTTTCAACCTTGGACGTGTTAAAGGATATTGATTTGCAAGTGAACAGCGGCGAAGTCGTCGTGATTCTTGGGCCGAGTGGTTCGGGTAAAAGTACACTGCTTCGATGTATAAATGGACTGGAAGAATTAACGAGTGGAACGATCGAAGTGAGCAACATCGTCGTTGATGCGAAGAGCAGTCATAAAGTGCGCAATAAACAAATTAAAAAAGTACGTCTTCATACGGGAATGGTTTTTCAACAATTCAACTTATACCCGCATAAAACGGTACTGGAAAATGTGATGGAAGCACTGTTGATCGTGAAAAAGTGGTCGAAAGATGATTCCGTGAGAAAAGGGGAAACACTGCTGAAAAGAGTGGGGCTGATCGACAAAAAAGATGTGTACCCTTCCCGTTTATCCGGTGGTCAGCAACAAAGGGTTGCGATCGCGAGAGCACTTGCCATGGAACCCGACATCTTATTGTTCGATGAACCAACCTCTGCATTAGATCCAGAGTTGGTCGATGAAGTGCTGGCTGTCATTAAAGAACTTGCGCGTGATGGAATGACCATGGCTATCGTTACGCACGAGATGACCTTTGCTCAGGAAGTAGCTGATCGAATCGTCTTCATGTCCGATGGTGCCATCGTTGAAGAAAGTCCGCCAGAAGAATTCTTTTCACGCCCACAAACCGATCGAGCCAAGAAATTTTTGAAAAAAATGTAG
- a CDS encoding TetR/AcrR family transcriptional regulator: MAISQQLFASLGYHKTKISDIVREAGIAQGTFYWHFKSKEAIALEIIEEGRNGLLEVVAHGHRKSPGTVQDVLNSSERLFVELFDFSQSNRYMMEMIFKGIDGEESLKQAIIETRLKVEAAFENNIKRAMELDMLPERDPGLQAALLMSLFEGILSRWLFGPVSDGSNIRTRTTAELSKEMVRFEFFGLLGT, from the coding sequence TTGGCGATTTCGCAACAACTTTTTGCTTCACTTGGTTATCATAAAACGAAAATTTCCGACATCGTTCGCGAGGCGGGCATTGCCCAAGGCACTTTTTATTGGCATTTTAAAAGTAAAGAGGCGATTGCTTTAGAAATCATTGAAGAAGGGCGAAACGGACTTCTGGAGGTAGTGGCACACGGACATCGGAAATCTCCCGGAACAGTTCAGGATGTTCTGAATTCCTCTGAAAGGTTATTTGTGGAGTTGTTTGATTTTTCGCAATCCAATCGATATATGATGGAAATGATATTCAAAGGAATCGATGGGGAAGAATCACTTAAACAGGCAATCATCGAAACTCGTTTGAAGGTGGAAGCAGCCTTCGAGAATAATATCAAAAGAGCAATGGAACTGGACATGCTACCGGAAAGGGATCCTGGTTTACAAGCTGCATTACTAATGAGTTTATTTGAAGGAATCCTATCTAGGTGGTTATTCGGACCGGTTTCGGATGGCTCGAATATCCGGACTAGAACAACGGCGGAGCTGTCCAAGGAAATGGTCAGATTCGAATTTTTCGGATTATTAGGAACATGA
- a CDS encoding transporter substrate-binding domain-containing protein, whose product MKRRRIDMKKKYSYLTLILLTAFTLILTACGQKDETASEKEESGADLLQQIKDRGTLKVGLMGTYQPYNFLNDKKEMDGFDADISKELAKRLGVDVEFVSQEFSGMVAGLQTKKFDAVISQMTITDDRKKQMDFTEPYITNNVKVIVQEKNNNVKSVEDFKGKNIGVGLGTNDETYLRTELLPEVGDFTIKTYDDVITSLKDLNSGRIDATINNMYALKPVVEKNGFKIKAVGEPVKSDQAGIAIRKGNESLLKELNKHLADMKEDGTYKEIFVKWFGEEPQE is encoded by the coding sequence ATGAAAAGGAGACGGATTGACATGAAGAAAAAATATTCCTACCTTACATTGATTTTATTAACAGCATTTACTTTGATTTTAACCGCTTGTGGTCAGAAAGACGAGACGGCAAGTGAGAAAGAAGAAAGCGGTGCAGATTTATTACAACAGATCAAAGATCGCGGGACTCTTAAAGTGGGGCTTATGGGTACATATCAGCCATACAATTTCTTGAATGATAAAAAAGAAATGGATGGATTTGATGCGGATATTTCGAAGGAATTGGCGAAACGGCTTGGCGTGGATGTGGAGTTCGTTTCTCAGGAGTTTTCAGGTATGGTGGCAGGATTGCAAACCAAAAAGTTTGATGCAGTGATAAGCCAAATGACGATTACTGATGACCGAAAAAAACAAATGGACTTTACGGAGCCATATATCACGAACAATGTGAAGGTGATTGTTCAAGAAAAAAATAATAATGTTAAGTCTGTAGAAGATTTCAAAGGCAAGAACATCGGGGTGGGCCTGGGAACTAATGATGAAACTTATCTTCGTACAGAGCTGCTTCCAGAGGTAGGCGATTTTACGATTAAAACCTATGATGACGTAATCACATCATTAAAGGATTTGAACTCTGGAAGAATTGACGCAACCATCAACAATATGTATGCGTTGAAACCGGTTGTCGAGAAAAACGGATTTAAGATCAAGGCTGTAGGTGAGCCGGTTAAATCTGATCAAGCAGGAATCGCAATTCGTAAAGGCAATGAATCCTTACTGAAAGAATTGAACAAACATCTGGCTGATATGAAAGAAGACGGCACATATAAAGAGATTTTCGTGAAATGGTTTGGGGAAGAGCCGCAAGAATAA
- the nikB gene encoding nickel ABC transporter permease, whose amino-acid sequence MFGILLRRLFEVVMFVLVVTFISFLFVRLAPGDPVLSILQVDDVSITTEQVNGLREELGFNEPLLLQYGQWFLNFIQFDFGRSYLTNQPVLKMIMSSLPATLELAIGGLLVMLVIALPLGSLAALYRGSLIDQLSRAVSLVGAAIPSFWLGLLLIDLVAVRLGALPTMGRDGLSTLILPSVTLGLAITSVYVRLLRSSLIDSLSQEFIRAARSRGISERRIFFSHAFRYSLPPVITVFGVSLGSLIGGVVVIEVIFAYPGIGKMVVDSIRSRDYPVIQGYLLIMAIIVFIVNSAVDVSYRYLNPELRLKERNQRKWS is encoded by the coding sequence ATGTTCGGCATTTTATTGAGGCGATTGTTTGAGGTCGTGATGTTTGTGCTTGTGGTCACATTCATCTCCTTCTTGTTTGTTCGGCTTGCCCCTGGCGATCCAGTCCTCTCGATACTTCAGGTGGATGATGTATCGATTACAACCGAACAGGTCAATGGACTCAGGGAAGAATTGGGCTTCAATGAACCGCTGCTCTTGCAGTATGGGCAGTGGTTCCTGAACTTCATTCAATTTGATTTCGGTCGCTCCTACCTTACGAACCAGCCTGTGTTGAAGATGATCATGAGCAGTTTGCCTGCTACATTGGAACTGGCGATCGGAGGATTGCTTGTCATGCTTGTCATAGCTTTACCTTTAGGGTCTCTTGCTGCGTTGTACAGGGGAAGCTTGATCGATCAGCTAAGCCGTGCCGTTTCTTTAGTGGGAGCCGCAATCCCTAGCTTTTGGCTAGGACTGCTTTTGATTGATTTGGTTGCGGTACGCTTGGGGGCGCTTCCGACGATGGGGAGGGACGGATTATCTACCTTGATTTTGCCGTCCGTCACTTTGGGGCTGGCTATCACCAGTGTGTACGTCCGCTTGCTGCGCTCGAGTTTGATTGATTCGCTTAGTCAGGAGTTCATCAGGGCCGCACGTTCTAGGGGGATTTCGGAAAGGCGGATATTCTTTTCCCATGCATTTCGCTATAGCTTGCCTCCGGTCATTACCGTATTCGGTGTCAGCTTGGGCAGCTTGATCGGCGGTGTAGTCGTGATCGAAGTGATCTTTGCTTATCCAGGCATAGGCAAGATGGTGGTCGACTCCATTCGCTCGCGGGATTATCCAGTCATCCAGGGGTACCTTTTGATCATGGCCATCATTGTCTTCATCGTCAATAGTGCCGTTGATGTATCGTATCGATATTTAAACCCTGAGCTAAGATTGAAGGAAAGGAATCAGCGGAAATGGAGTTAG
- a CDS encoding OsmC family protein, which produces MKVVTKWTGQRAFTAVGDSGFEVNMDATPAYGGEGKGCTPTEMLLASLAGCIGIDVTMILKPYLSSVDRLEIETDGTRKEELPKGFTSIVVTFMIDGQVDSKRIWRAINLGKEKYCAVSDSLKADISFRLILNGEEQTKIAPEQHEAKQ; this is translated from the coding sequence ATGAAAGTGGTAACAAAATGGACAGGCCAGCGTGCTTTCACAGCAGTTGGAGATTCAGGCTTTGAAGTCAATATGGACGCAACACCTGCATATGGAGGCGAAGGGAAGGGGTGCACACCAACTGAAATGCTTTTGGCGTCCCTAGCTGGATGCATTGGCATAGATGTCACGATGATCCTGAAACCTTATTTGTCATCTGTGGACAGGCTTGAAATTGAAACAGATGGTACGAGAAAAGAAGAATTGCCAAAAGGCTTCACATCCATCGTCGTGACCTTCATGATCGATGGACAAGTGGACAGTAAACGGATCTGGAGGGCAATCAATCTAGGAAAAGAAAAATACTGTGCAGTATCTGATTCCCTCAAAGCCGATATCTCGTTCCGACTGATTTTAAATGGAGAAGAGCAAACGAAAATCGCTCCGGAACAGCACGAAGCAAAACAATGA
- a CDS encoding amino acid ABC transporter permease, protein MDVIWTNLPFLLKGAYYTLLITIISMFFGSIIAVIVAVARLKGNKFIRWIARAYVSIIRGTPTLVQIIIVYYGLADYGLNLQPLTAAYIALSISIGAYLSETLRGAIQSIPKGQYEAAYASGMSPYQTMRRIVFPQAIRVAIPPAGNTFIGMLKETSLVSVITVTELLRSAQLLIAQYYVYMPFYLAIALMYWIMSTGFSFVLERIEKRLSIYD, encoded by the coding sequence ATGGATGTTATTTGGACGAACCTGCCATTTTTATTGAAGGGAGCCTACTATACGCTCCTTATCACCATTATATCCATGTTTTTTGGATCGATTATTGCTGTGATTGTGGCGGTAGCAAGATTAAAAGGCAATAAATTCATTAGATGGATCGCTCGTGCATATGTTTCCATCATAAGAGGTACGCCCACTTTGGTCCAAATCATCATCGTCTATTATGGACTGGCTGATTACGGGTTGAATCTTCAACCGCTGACAGCGGCTTATATCGCGTTAAGCATCAGCATCGGGGCTTATTTGTCCGAAACATTGCGCGGGGCGATCCAATCTATCCCTAAAGGGCAATATGAAGCGGCATATGCATCTGGAATGTCCCCTTATCAAACGATGCGCAGAATCGTTTTTCCGCAAGCGATTCGGGTAGCCATTCCGCCTGCTGGCAATACATTCATCGGGATGTTAAAAGAAACATCGCTTGTTTCCGTAATAACGGTCACCGAATTATTGCGATCTGCCCAACTATTAATCGCTCAATACTATGTGTACATGCCATTTTATTTAGCGATTGCGCTAATGTACTGGATCATGAGTACAGGATTTTCCTTTGTATTGGAAAGAATTGAAAAACGGTTATCAATTTATGATTAA